A stretch of Chelmon rostratus isolate fCheRos1 chromosome 18, fCheRos1.pri, whole genome shotgun sequence DNA encodes these proteins:
- the myct1a gene encoding myc target protein 1 homolog translates to MAENNTNLFLEILQSFDAVPLIIAFCVSMAVGLVLGALVYVMLTWMSRRRAGSASITRRPPRQSRTSSRNRPGFNRNSSYDRRSNNSLVSAAFSFHRQTSSPDHLDPLGHKSSFRASTFHPLLQCSQIAREAEEGSQTTLPRTPTLTTATGSSQTAAQPAATQPRPESFWGNNGLRGFQTTQTPPPAYESIIRAYQETCT, encoded by the exons ATGGCTGAGAACAACACAAATCTCTTTCTGGAAATACTTCAGTCTTTTGATGCTG TCCCTCTGATCATAGCTTTCTGTGTGTCCATGGCGGTGGGTCTGGTCTTAGGGGCTCTGGTTTACGTGATGTTGACCTGGATGTCCCGACGTAGAGCAGGCTCTGCCAGCATCACCCGCCGCCCTCCTCGCCAATCACGCACGTCTTCCCGCAACCGGCCAGGCTTTAACCGCAACAGCAGCTACGACCGGCGCAGCAACAACAGTTTGGTCAGTGCTGCTTTCAGCTTCCACCGCCAGACTTCATCCCCAGATCACCTCGACCCACTGGGGCACAAATCCAGTTTCAGAGCCTCCACcttccaccctctcctccagtGCAGCCAAATCGCAAGGGAGGCGGAGGAAGGGAGCCAGACTACGCTGCCCCGTACACCCACTCTGACCACGGCGACTGGATCATCTCAGACAGCAGCCCAGCCAGCTGCCACCCAACCCAGACCCGAGTCATTTTGGGGGAATAATGGCCTGAGGGGATTCCAAACTACACAGACCCCACCTCCAGCTTATGAGAGCATTATTAGAGCTTATCAGGAAACATGCACCTGA
- the serac1 gene encoding protein SERAC1 isoform X1 — MWRRMSVAALRLIRCRRLSTAGPPGVKKVLQWKNLRKFAKVTGAVVLGGCLFITYEVEALDKAVTIDTHAILKEKYKSYIYLRATPSDEKENLAAGLTHKARRELHKAARRFLEISSRLLLQSLDEHFSHVDVDPHEVALWVLLKRTQSANKAIRLQAVQELAENHHWHDYQYQTAAQVIDQRTAVGLARTPQVDLRFFLRTPTLPDLDDGLSVEDGLRQLLGSLPQSEVDKCVQYFTSLALRESTQSMAAQRGGLWCFGGDGLPYAQSLTSVPSEKVESFCLQALVQHSKVQSHCDHIVANGGLQLLQRVYQLRRDSLKIQRNIVRIIGNLALNESIHQAIAQSGWVSVLAEMTQSPHVMQASHAARALANLDREAVKEKYPDGVYILHPQTRGNQPIKADVLFIHGILGAAFKTWRQKDRMMLEEEGGPDSTDDYTECWPKSWLATDCPNLRVLSVEYDSHLSDWMAKCPAENQRKSLAYRSQELLKKLKLAGVGERPVVWVAHSMGGLLVKKMLLDASEDPDMHGLLENTKGIMFYSVPHHGTFMAEYSVNVRYLLFPSIEVRELCKDSPALRNLNENFLNMAKEKEFKVLSFAETLPTNIGPMIKILVVPTQSANLGIGELIEVDVDHLNICKPEKKDSFLYKRSLQFIQEALQNYISH, encoded by the exons ATGTG GCGGAGGATGTCAGTTGCAGCTCTACGTTTGATCCGCTGTCGGAGGCTAAGTACGGCTGGGCCGCCTGGAGTGAAAAAAGTGCTTCAGTGGAAAAATTTAA GGAAGTTTGCTAAAGTAACCGGTGCGGTTGTCTTGGG GGGCTGTCTTTTTATCACTTATGAAGTGGAGGCCTTGGACAAGGCTGTGACCATTGACACTCATGCGATTCTTAAGGAGAAGTACAAGTCTTACATCTATCTGAGAGCCACTCCCtcagatgaaaaggaaaacctGGCTGCAG GGCTCACACACAAAGCAAGGAGGGAACTTCATAAAGCAGCAAGGCGGTTTCTGGAAATATCTTCTAGGCTTTTGCTGCAATCACTAGATG AGCACTTTAGCCATGTGGATGTGGACCCACATGAGGTGGCATTATGGGTCTTACTAAAGAGGACACAGTCAGCCAATAAAGCCATCAGACTACAGGCTGTGCAGGAGCTTGCAGAAAATCACCACTGGCATG ACTACCAGTACCAGACAGCTGCCCAGGTTATAGACCAGCGAACAGCAGTGGGCCTCGCCCGGACTCCTCAGGTAGACCTTCGATTCTTCCTGCGCACACCTACACTGCCTGACCTGGATGAT GGTTTGTCAGTAGAAGATGGACTGAGGCAGCTGCTGGGGTCTCTGCCTCAGTCGGAGGTGGACAAATGTGTTCAGTACTTCACATCACTGGCCCTCAGAGAGAGCACCCAGTCCATGGCAGCACAACGG GGTGGTCTGTGGTGTTTTGGTGGTGATGGACTACCTTATGCACAGAGCCTCACTTCTGTTCCCTCTGAGAAGGTGGAATCCTTCTGTCTACAGGCACTGGTACAGCACTCAAAG GTCCAGAGCCACTGTGACCACATAGTTGCCAACGGGggtctgcagctcctccagaggGTTTATCAGCTTCGCAGAGACTCCCTGAAGATTCAGAGAAACATTGTTCGTATCATAGGAAATTTGGCACTCAACGAGAGCATTCACCAGGCCATTGCCCAGTCTG GCTGGGTATCTGTCCTGGCTGAGATGACTCAGTCTCCTCATGTCATGCAGGCATCTCATGCAGCCCGTGCTCTGGCCAACCTGGATAGGGAGGCGGTGAAAGAGAAATACCCAGACGGCGTCTATATCCTCCACCCACAAACACGTGGCAA CCAGCCAATCAAAGCAGACGTGCTCTTCATCCATGGGATTCTAGGGGCAGCTTTTAAAACGTGGAGACAGAAGGACCGAATGATGTTAGAGGAAGAGGGGGGGCCAGACAGCACAGACGACTACACGGAGTGTTGGCCAAAG TCATGGTTGGCTACTGACTGTCCAAATCTGAGAGTACTATCAGTGGAGTATGACAGTCACCTCAGTGATTGGATGGCCAAGTGTCCTGCTGAGAATCAAAG GAAATCCTTGGCCTATAGAAGTCAAGAACTGCTAAAGAAGTTAAAGCTGGCAGGAGTTGGAGAGAGGCCTGTGGTCTGGGTAGCCCACAGTATGGGAG GATTGCTTGTGAAGAAAATGCTGCTGGATGCCTCAGAGGACCCAGATATGCATGGACTGTTAGAGAACACCAAAGGCATTATGTTCTATAGTGTTCCTCACCATGGCACCTTTATGGCAGAGTACTCTGTCAATGTCAGATAtctcctctttccctctatAGAAGTCAGAGAACTTTGTAAAG ACTCACCAGCACTGCGCAACCTGAATGAGAACTTTCTGAACATGGCCAAAGAAAAGGAATTCAAGGTGCTGAGCTTTGCAGAGACACTGCCAACAAACATTGGTCCCATGATCAAGATACTGGTGGTACCAACACAGTCAGCAA ATCTCGGCATCGGGGAGCTCATCGAGGTGGATGTAGATCATCTCAACATCTGCAAGCCAGAGAAGAAGGACTCATTTCTGTACAAACGCAGTCTCCAGTTCATCCAGGAAGCACTGCAGAACTACATCAGCCACTGA
- the serac1 gene encoding protein SERAC1 isoform X3, with protein sequence MWRRMSVAALRLIRCRRLSTAGPPGVKKVLQWKNLRKFAKVTGAVVLGGCLFITYEVEALDKAVTIDTHAILKEKYKSYIYLRATPSDEKENLAAGLTHKARRELHKAARRFLEISSRLLLQSLDEHFSHVDVDPHEVALWVLLKRTQSANKAIRLQAVQELAENHHWHDYQYQTAAQVIDQRTAVGLARTPQGLSVEDGLRQLLGSLPQSEVDKCVQYFTSLALRESTQSMAAQRGGLWCFGGDGLPYAQSLTSVPSEKVESFCLQALVQHSKVQSHCDHIVANGGLQLLQRVYQLRRDSLKIQRNIVRIIGNLALNESIHQAIAQSGWVSVLAEMTQSPHVMQASHAARALANLDREAVKEKYPDGVYILHPQTRGNQPIKADVLFIHGILGAAFKTWRQKDRMMLEEEGGPDSTDDYTECWPKSWLATDCPNLRVLSVEYDSHLSDWMAKCPAENQRKSLAYRSQELLKKLKLAGVGERPVVWVAHSMGGLLVKKMLLDASEDPDMHGLLENTKGIMFYSVPHHGTFMAEYSVNVRYLLFPSIEVRELCKDSPALRNLNENFLNMAKEKEFKVLSFAETLPTNIGPMIKILVVPTQSANLGIGELIEVDVDHLNICKPEKKDSFLYKRSLQFIQEALQNYISH encoded by the exons ATGTG GCGGAGGATGTCAGTTGCAGCTCTACGTTTGATCCGCTGTCGGAGGCTAAGTACGGCTGGGCCGCCTGGAGTGAAAAAAGTGCTTCAGTGGAAAAATTTAA GGAAGTTTGCTAAAGTAACCGGTGCGGTTGTCTTGGG GGGCTGTCTTTTTATCACTTATGAAGTGGAGGCCTTGGACAAGGCTGTGACCATTGACACTCATGCGATTCTTAAGGAGAAGTACAAGTCTTACATCTATCTGAGAGCCACTCCCtcagatgaaaaggaaaacctGGCTGCAG GGCTCACACACAAAGCAAGGAGGGAACTTCATAAAGCAGCAAGGCGGTTTCTGGAAATATCTTCTAGGCTTTTGCTGCAATCACTAGATG AGCACTTTAGCCATGTGGATGTGGACCCACATGAGGTGGCATTATGGGTCTTACTAAAGAGGACACAGTCAGCCAATAAAGCCATCAGACTACAGGCTGTGCAGGAGCTTGCAGAAAATCACCACTGGCATG ACTACCAGTACCAGACAGCTGCCCAGGTTATAGACCAGCGAACAGCAGTGGGCCTCGCCCGGACTCCTCAG GGTTTGTCAGTAGAAGATGGACTGAGGCAGCTGCTGGGGTCTCTGCCTCAGTCGGAGGTGGACAAATGTGTTCAGTACTTCACATCACTGGCCCTCAGAGAGAGCACCCAGTCCATGGCAGCACAACGG GGTGGTCTGTGGTGTTTTGGTGGTGATGGACTACCTTATGCACAGAGCCTCACTTCTGTTCCCTCTGAGAAGGTGGAATCCTTCTGTCTACAGGCACTGGTACAGCACTCAAAG GTCCAGAGCCACTGTGACCACATAGTTGCCAACGGGggtctgcagctcctccagaggGTTTATCAGCTTCGCAGAGACTCCCTGAAGATTCAGAGAAACATTGTTCGTATCATAGGAAATTTGGCACTCAACGAGAGCATTCACCAGGCCATTGCCCAGTCTG GCTGGGTATCTGTCCTGGCTGAGATGACTCAGTCTCCTCATGTCATGCAGGCATCTCATGCAGCCCGTGCTCTGGCCAACCTGGATAGGGAGGCGGTGAAAGAGAAATACCCAGACGGCGTCTATATCCTCCACCCACAAACACGTGGCAA CCAGCCAATCAAAGCAGACGTGCTCTTCATCCATGGGATTCTAGGGGCAGCTTTTAAAACGTGGAGACAGAAGGACCGAATGATGTTAGAGGAAGAGGGGGGGCCAGACAGCACAGACGACTACACGGAGTGTTGGCCAAAG TCATGGTTGGCTACTGACTGTCCAAATCTGAGAGTACTATCAGTGGAGTATGACAGTCACCTCAGTGATTGGATGGCCAAGTGTCCTGCTGAGAATCAAAG GAAATCCTTGGCCTATAGAAGTCAAGAACTGCTAAAGAAGTTAAAGCTGGCAGGAGTTGGAGAGAGGCCTGTGGTCTGGGTAGCCCACAGTATGGGAG GATTGCTTGTGAAGAAAATGCTGCTGGATGCCTCAGAGGACCCAGATATGCATGGACTGTTAGAGAACACCAAAGGCATTATGTTCTATAGTGTTCCTCACCATGGCACCTTTATGGCAGAGTACTCTGTCAATGTCAGATAtctcctctttccctctatAGAAGTCAGAGAACTTTGTAAAG ACTCACCAGCACTGCGCAACCTGAATGAGAACTTTCTGAACATGGCCAAAGAAAAGGAATTCAAGGTGCTGAGCTTTGCAGAGACACTGCCAACAAACATTGGTCCCATGATCAAGATACTGGTGGTACCAACACAGTCAGCAA ATCTCGGCATCGGGGAGCTCATCGAGGTGGATGTAGATCATCTCAACATCTGCAAGCCAGAGAAGAAGGACTCATTTCTGTACAAACGCAGTCTCCAGTTCATCCAGGAAGCACTGCAGAACTACATCAGCCACTGA
- the serac1 gene encoding protein SERAC1 isoform X2: MSVAALRLIRCRRLSTAGPPGVKKVLQWKNLRKFAKVTGAVVLGGCLFITYEVEALDKAVTIDTHAILKEKYKSYIYLRATPSDEKENLAAGLTHKARRELHKAARRFLEISSRLLLQSLDEHFSHVDVDPHEVALWVLLKRTQSANKAIRLQAVQELAENHHWHDYQYQTAAQVIDQRTAVGLARTPQVDLRFFLRTPTLPDLDDGLSVEDGLRQLLGSLPQSEVDKCVQYFTSLALRESTQSMAAQRGGLWCFGGDGLPYAQSLTSVPSEKVESFCLQALVQHSKVQSHCDHIVANGGLQLLQRVYQLRRDSLKIQRNIVRIIGNLALNESIHQAIAQSGWVSVLAEMTQSPHVMQASHAARALANLDREAVKEKYPDGVYILHPQTRGNQPIKADVLFIHGILGAAFKTWRQKDRMMLEEEGGPDSTDDYTECWPKSWLATDCPNLRVLSVEYDSHLSDWMAKCPAENQRKSLAYRSQELLKKLKLAGVGERPVVWVAHSMGGLLVKKMLLDASEDPDMHGLLENTKGIMFYSVPHHGTFMAEYSVNVRYLLFPSIEVRELCKDSPALRNLNENFLNMAKEKEFKVLSFAETLPTNIGPMIKILVVPTQSANLGIGELIEVDVDHLNICKPEKKDSFLYKRSLQFIQEALQNYISH, translated from the exons ATGTCAGTTGCAGCTCTACGTTTGATCCGCTGTCGGAGGCTAAGTACGGCTGGGCCGCCTGGAGTGAAAAAAGTGCTTCAGTGGAAAAATTTAA GGAAGTTTGCTAAAGTAACCGGTGCGGTTGTCTTGGG GGGCTGTCTTTTTATCACTTATGAAGTGGAGGCCTTGGACAAGGCTGTGACCATTGACACTCATGCGATTCTTAAGGAGAAGTACAAGTCTTACATCTATCTGAGAGCCACTCCCtcagatgaaaaggaaaacctGGCTGCAG GGCTCACACACAAAGCAAGGAGGGAACTTCATAAAGCAGCAAGGCGGTTTCTGGAAATATCTTCTAGGCTTTTGCTGCAATCACTAGATG AGCACTTTAGCCATGTGGATGTGGACCCACATGAGGTGGCATTATGGGTCTTACTAAAGAGGACACAGTCAGCCAATAAAGCCATCAGACTACAGGCTGTGCAGGAGCTTGCAGAAAATCACCACTGGCATG ACTACCAGTACCAGACAGCTGCCCAGGTTATAGACCAGCGAACAGCAGTGGGCCTCGCCCGGACTCCTCAGGTAGACCTTCGATTCTTCCTGCGCACACCTACACTGCCTGACCTGGATGAT GGTTTGTCAGTAGAAGATGGACTGAGGCAGCTGCTGGGGTCTCTGCCTCAGTCGGAGGTGGACAAATGTGTTCAGTACTTCACATCACTGGCCCTCAGAGAGAGCACCCAGTCCATGGCAGCACAACGG GGTGGTCTGTGGTGTTTTGGTGGTGATGGACTACCTTATGCACAGAGCCTCACTTCTGTTCCCTCTGAGAAGGTGGAATCCTTCTGTCTACAGGCACTGGTACAGCACTCAAAG GTCCAGAGCCACTGTGACCACATAGTTGCCAACGGGggtctgcagctcctccagaggGTTTATCAGCTTCGCAGAGACTCCCTGAAGATTCAGAGAAACATTGTTCGTATCATAGGAAATTTGGCACTCAACGAGAGCATTCACCAGGCCATTGCCCAGTCTG GCTGGGTATCTGTCCTGGCTGAGATGACTCAGTCTCCTCATGTCATGCAGGCATCTCATGCAGCCCGTGCTCTGGCCAACCTGGATAGGGAGGCGGTGAAAGAGAAATACCCAGACGGCGTCTATATCCTCCACCCACAAACACGTGGCAA CCAGCCAATCAAAGCAGACGTGCTCTTCATCCATGGGATTCTAGGGGCAGCTTTTAAAACGTGGAGACAGAAGGACCGAATGATGTTAGAGGAAGAGGGGGGGCCAGACAGCACAGACGACTACACGGAGTGTTGGCCAAAG TCATGGTTGGCTACTGACTGTCCAAATCTGAGAGTACTATCAGTGGAGTATGACAGTCACCTCAGTGATTGGATGGCCAAGTGTCCTGCTGAGAATCAAAG GAAATCCTTGGCCTATAGAAGTCAAGAACTGCTAAAGAAGTTAAAGCTGGCAGGAGTTGGAGAGAGGCCTGTGGTCTGGGTAGCCCACAGTATGGGAG GATTGCTTGTGAAGAAAATGCTGCTGGATGCCTCAGAGGACCCAGATATGCATGGACTGTTAGAGAACACCAAAGGCATTATGTTCTATAGTGTTCCTCACCATGGCACCTTTATGGCAGAGTACTCTGTCAATGTCAGATAtctcctctttccctctatAGAAGTCAGAGAACTTTGTAAAG ACTCACCAGCACTGCGCAACCTGAATGAGAACTTTCTGAACATGGCCAAAGAAAAGGAATTCAAGGTGCTGAGCTTTGCAGAGACACTGCCAACAAACATTGGTCCCATGATCAAGATACTGGTGGTACCAACACAGTCAGCAA ATCTCGGCATCGGGGAGCTCATCGAGGTGGATGTAGATCATCTCAACATCTGCAAGCCAGAGAAGAAGGACTCATTTCTGTACAAACGCAGTCTCCAGTTCATCCAGGAAGCACTGCAGAACTACATCAGCCACTGA
- the gtf2h5 gene encoding general transcription factor IIH subunit 5, translating to MVNVHKGVLVECDPAMKQFLLYLDEKMALGKKFILKDLDDTHLFILAEVVHTLQERVGELMDQNSFPITQK from the exons ATGGTCAACGTACACAAAGGCGTCCTTGTTGAATG TGACCCAGCCATGAAACAGTTCCTCCTCTATCTGGATGAAAAAATGGCCCTGGGAAAGAAGTTCATCCTCAAGGACCTTGACGACACACACCTCTTCATCCTGGCAGAAGTGGTTCACACCCTGCAGGAGAGAGTTGGCGAGTTAATGGACCAGAATTCATTCCCAATCACGCAGAAATAA
- the dynlt1b gene encoding dynein light chain Tctex-type 1 isoform X2 has product MDEYQTDEETVFAVEEVTKIIKESVEAAIGGNAYQHSRVNQWTTSVVEQCLSQLSKLGKPFKYIEKWSRSANSQHMLLGQLY; this is encoded by the exons ATGGATGAGTATCAGACGGACGAGGAG ACCGTGTTCGCCGTTGAAGAAGTGACCAAAATAATTAAAGAG TCAGTAGAAGCAGCCATAGGAGGAAATGCCTACCAGCACAGCAGAGTGAACCAGTGGACAACCAGTGTTGTGGAGCAGTGCCTCAGTCAACTCAGCAAGCTGGGGAAGCCTTTTAAATATATTG aaaaatggagCAGGTCTGCAAACAGCCAGCACATGCTTTTGGGACAACTCTACTGA
- the dynlt1b gene encoding dynein light chain Tctex-type 1 isoform X1: MDEYQTDEETVFAVEEVTKIIKESVEAAIGGNAYQHSRVNQWTTSVVEQCLSQLSKLGKPFKYIVTCIIMQKNGAGLQTASTCFWDNSTDGSCAVRWENKSMYCIVSVFGLAI, encoded by the exons ATGGATGAGTATCAGACGGACGAGGAG ACCGTGTTCGCCGTTGAAGAAGTGACCAAAATAATTAAAGAG TCAGTAGAAGCAGCCATAGGAGGAAATGCCTACCAGCACAGCAGAGTGAACCAGTGGACAACCAGTGTTGTGGAGCAGTGCCTCAGTCAACTCAGCAAGCTGGGGAAGCCTTTTAAATATATTG tAACCTGTATcatcatgcagaaaaatggagCAGGTCTGCAAACAGCCAGCACATGCTTTTGGGACAACTCTACTGATG GAAGCTGTGCAGTGAGATGGGAGAACAAGTCCATGTACTGTATTGTCAGTGTCTTTGGGCTGGCCATCTGA